GGAAGCGGGGTCGTCTTGGACGGCGGTGACTCTGGGGGTCCCGCGTTCATCGTGCGCCAGGCGGGCGGACCCCGCGAAGTCATCGGCGTGCATTCGGCCGTCACCATCAGCACGGCAGGGCAAGACCACGCGTGGTACGCGGATGTCACGACGCCGACCGTGGCCACGTGGTTCGCAAACAACGTGGTCGATCGAACCCACGACGGGTATCGGTTTTCGCGGTGGCGCGCGCAGCATCCGACGTCTGTTCCGCGCTGGTACGGGGAAGTCGACTACGTTGGGGCGTGCAACACCACGCGCGACCGTGATTGCGACCACTGGGACGACGCGCACGACAACTGCCCCTTCGTTTTCAATCCCACTCAGGCGGACCGGGGCGACGACGGCGTCGGCGACGCTTGCCAGGACTGCCCGTGCGATCCGGACAACGATTTCGACAAGGATGGCGAGTGCCCCGTGCTGTGCTCGTGGCAGCAAGCGACTCGGCGCGTCGACAACTGCCCTCGTGTCTACAACCCCACGCAGGACAACTGCAACGAGGCTTCGGAGCTAGCTGCGCAGCAGCGGGGCCAGTCCGTCGCAACGTTGGGCGATGCTTGCGATCCGGTGCCTTGCCCTGATGCCCGCTCGGTCGGCGGGGCAGTGCTCGGTGGCTTTCAGGGCACGTGCAGCGGCTCCACCACGTTCGGATTCGCGTGTTCGGGTCGAAAGATACGGGAGAGCTTCAGCGTCAGCTACCGCGGTCCCGAGGTGGCGAACGCCAGCGTTGTCGGTCCCCCGGCCGTCACCTTCGCGCACCCCGCGGGGAACGTCGCGACGAGCGCGCGCTTCTGTCAGTCGAACCTCAACCTCGGATTCCGGTGTCTCGACGCCATCAGATCGATGCGTGACGCCAGACTTGTTGACTTCCCGAGTGCCACCGCAGAAACGGCCGACGCCACACGGCCGTACCATCGCGTAACGATGACCGTCGCCGGTTCGCTCACGGCCCGCGGCGCTACGTGGGCGGTGCCGTACCCAAGCGCCACGACGACGGAGCGCTGGGACTACGTCGCGGACAACACGTTCTGGCAGACCGCCCCCGCGAAGGTCCCGCCCGCCGACGGGTATACGGGCTGCATCACCGCCTCACCCGCGGGCACGTGCCTCGATGGCGTGTTCTGGACCCACGCCGATAGCCTCATCGGGAGCGACGCGGCACACGCCAACGATGCCAACGGCGCCTTCGTGGGCGTGCACGGTACGGAGCTCGCGAACCACCACGAGACGCTGAGGCCCGACTCGCCCACGAGCTTCGTGATCGCCGGCGTGGGCAACTACCGTCGTATCGCCCTCTGGCGAACCTTGCCGGACCCCTGGGAGCGCCAGCGGCTCTGGGAGACGCGCATCCTCGTCGCGCGCCCGACCTTCGACAACAACGTCTTCGCATTGGAGCGAGATGGCACGGCTCTCGACGTCACGTCGCTCAGCACGGCGGCGGCCCGGACCATCCTGGGGACGAGTTCGCTGCTCGTGAGCGCCGTCGAGCCTGATCGCCGCCTTGGCAACAAGGCCATCGTCGAGGCCGTGTCGATCCGTTCGAGCGGCAATCAGGTCGACGAGCTCGTCGTGAGCCAGAACGGACTGCTGAAGAGTGGGACCGAAGCCGGCCTCTTCCCATTCCTGGCATCGGCGTTCGGCCCACCGGCGCGGACCAACCCGACTGTCGTGTATTCCCGCGTGGCGGGCGGATTGTTCCTTCTCGGGGGAACGGACGCCGCCGGGACGGGTCTCACGGATCTGTGGTTCCTCCCGCTCGGCAGAACCTGGAGCGAGGTTCCACTTGCTGGGTTCAACGCTCGCCAAGTGCTCGCGGCCACGTACTCTTTCGCCGACAAGCGGCTTTGGGTCCTCGGCACGAACGGTGGAACGCGGCCCCTCCTCTACCGGATTGATCCCGCGACGGGAGTGGCGACCCTCGGCGGTGTCTGGACGTTCACGAACACGTACGCTCGGTATGGACTGAGTCTCGACCGCGACGGAAAGGTGTTGCTCTTTTCGAAGGCGAACGGCGGCGGCGCCAAGCTGGCCAAGCTCGTCGTCAACGCGTCGGGCCAAGCGACCGCTTCTTCCATTTCTCGCGACGAGCCGGGCCTGACGATGACCCCCGTCGCTGACGAGAACGGCTACTCGCTGCTCAAGGACAACAACCAGACGGAGCGGCTGTCCACCCTTCGTGGAACGGCCGGCAGCTTCTCGTTGGCGGAGATGTTCTGATGCGCCCGGGCTGGGCCGTTGTGTTGATGATCGCGGCGCCGTTTGGCGCGAGGGTGATCGCGAGCTGTGACGACGACGCCGGACTCACGCCGACGGGGGCAGACGCAAGCGACGCACAACCGGTGCGTGACGTGCAGGTCTCGGAAGCCTCAGACGCCGGTGGAGACGCGGCAGCCTCTGGTGATTGGGTGCACTTGCCCGGTGCGCCAGAAGACTGCGAAATCGACGTGCCGCGGACGCCGGCGGCGTGGCCCGAACCGATCGAGTGGGAGCCCTGCGGCAATGCCCTCGCCGGTTGCCGCAAGATGAAGACGGCTTGGCCGGTGTCGACGGTACCGGGGTTGGGTCACATCGTTCCGCTCGCCGAAGGCGGACGGAGCAGCGCGGGTACCCCGCTCCTCATGTTCGCGCGTGGCTCGGGGCGATACATCTTCCGGCTGGTTGCAGACCCAGACACACGGGTTCTAGCGGCGCTGCGGCAGGACGCAAACCCGCCTGCGGCCCGGTGCGTCCCGTACCCCTACAACACCGCGTCGGACCGTTACTCATACACGCTTGTCGAGAACCTATCAGACGGGAAAGCACGCGGCTACGCGGCCATCGTCGGAGAGTTGGCGGACGGTGGAGGCCCGCGCATTGCGCTTCGAGTCCTCACGTCCGATCCTGCCGGGCCAGCGGACCTCGCGGGCTCCGCTGGCTTGATCCGCCTCTACGGCAAGCTGACCC
The window above is part of the Myxococcales bacterium genome. Proteins encoded here:
- a CDS encoding trypsin-like serine protease, with translation MRKTSLSLSLSLLAPLSCSVASDEPRGQARSLAEAIHGGAAVVDNASLEAQAIVNLTDGVGVCSGTLITPTAVLTARHCIYGEVGRTPPPWGQSPPVILKRGDGTTIMSLPSSAMLDTLSPLATPVDPNVEVATDYAVVRINPAVLTDSQWKPLLEARSVRPASAPVPATWVGDVATFTVQMGLAGFGGSVNPLTAPRRVSYEARLAGGGGAWDLRYNVGGSGVVLDGGDSGGPAFIVRQAGGPREVIGVHSAVTISTAGQDHAWYADVTTPTVATWFANNVVDRTHDGYRFSRWRAQHPTSVPRWYGEVDYVGACNTTRDRDCDHWDDAHDNCPFVFNPTQADRGDDGVGDACQDCPCDPDNDFDKDGECPVLCSWQQATRRVDNCPRVYNPTQDNCNEASELAAQQRGQSVATLGDACDPVPCPDARSVGGAVLGGFQGTCSGSTTFGFACSGRKIRESFSVSYRGPEVANASVVGPPAVTFAHPAGNVATSARFCQSNLNLGFRCLDAIRSMRDARLVDFPSATAETADATRPYHRVTMTVAGSLTARGATWAVPYPSATTTERWDYVADNTFWQTAPAKVPPADGYTGCITASPAGTCLDGVFWTHADSLIGSDAAHANDANGAFVGVHGTELANHHETLRPDSPTSFVIAGVGNYRRIALWRTLPDPWERQRLWETRILVARPTFDNNVFALERDGTALDVTSLSTAAARTILGTSSLLVSAVEPDRRLGNKAIVEAVSIRSSGNQVDELVVSQNGLLKSGTEAGLFPFLASAFGPPARTNPTVVYSRVAGGLFLLGGTDAAGTGLTDLWFLPLGRTWSEVPLAGFNARQVLAATYSFADKRLWVLGTNGGTRPLLYRIDPATGVATLGGVWTFTNTYARYGLSLDRDGKVLLFSKANGGGAKLAKLVVNASGQATASSISRDEPGLTMTPVADENGYSLLKDNNQTERLSTLRGTAGSFSLAEMF